A portion of the Actomonas aquatica genome contains these proteins:
- a CDS encoding response regulator: MRYKVLTVDDSKTVRIIVKKAFKSYDCEIIEAANGVEGLAAAAKEQPDVILLDITMPVMDGVEMLTKLKADPQTKAIPVVMLTAEGGRDNVLKIAKIGIRDYIVKPFKEDVLIEKIGRIIDLKPLSDTPTKAKSIFDPANILVVEDKPAIIQQITEGLKQTPWQITGCHTTGEAIDFCGRTVPDLIIISLSLPEESAYTLFRLLRTQVKTKYTPIFGLTVKTDVAAQNQAQQVGFSAIVTKPLDVNELESKIAKAMNLDTSQRYFAQDGDFFVMRLPEQTGQAAIHEVNTYLKPKISDAVDAGIGKAVIDLSELKRLDMNVIKLLVSAMSTCRDLGLQYSMVGSGPIVQECKGFEDTRNWQFHDSLEDAKAAIDKSLPVGA, encoded by the coding sequence ATGCGCTATAAAGTCCTCACCGTAGACGACTCCAAGACCGTCCGCATCATCGTCAAGAAGGCCTTCAAGTCCTACGACTGCGAAATTATCGAGGCCGCCAACGGCGTCGAGGGTCTCGCCGCCGCGGCCAAAGAACAGCCCGACGTCATCCTCCTCGACATCACCATGCCCGTCATGGACGGCGTCGAGATGCTGACCAAGCTCAAGGCCGACCCGCAAACCAAGGCCATCCCGGTCGTCATGCTCACCGCTGAAGGTGGCCGCGACAACGTGCTGAAGATCGCCAAGATCGGCATCCGCGACTACATCGTGAAGCCCTTCAAGGAAGACGTGCTCATCGAGAAGATCGGCCGCATCATCGACCTCAAGCCGCTCTCCGACACGCCCACCAAGGCCAAGTCCATTTTCGATCCGGCCAACATCCTCGTCGTCGAGGACAAGCCTGCCATCATCCAGCAGATCACCGAGGGCCTCAAGCAGACCCCCTGGCAGATCACCGGCTGCCACACCACCGGCGAGGCCATCGACTTCTGCGGCCGCACCGTGCCGGACCTCATCATCATCTCCCTCTCCCTGCCCGAAGAGTCCGCCTACACCCTCTTCCGCCTGCTTCGCACCCAGGTGAAGACCAAGTATACGCCCATCTTCGGCCTCACGGTGAAGACCGATGTCGCCGCCCAAAACCAAGCCCAACAGGTCGGTTTCAGCGCCATCGTCACCAAGCCGCTCGATGTGAACGAACTCGAGTCCAAGATCGCCAAGGCGATGAACCTCGACACCTCGCAGCGCTATTTCGCCCAGGACGGTGACTTCTTCGTCATGCGCCTCCCGGAACAGACCGGCCAGGCCGCCATCCACGAGGTCAACACCTACCTCAAGCCCAAGATCTCCGACGCCGTCGACGCCGGTATCGGCAAGGCCGTCATCGACCTCTCCGAGCTCAAGCGCCTCGACATGAACGTCATCAAACTGCTCGTCAGTGCCATGAGCACCTGCCGTGACCTCGGCCTCCAGTATTCCATGGTCGGCTCCGGCCCCATCGTGCAGGAGTGCAAGGGCTTCGAAGACACCCGCAACTGGCAGTTTCACGACTCGCTCGAAGACGCCAAAGCCGCCATCGACAAGTCCCTGCCGGTCGGCGCCTGA
- a CDS encoding tetratricopeptide repeat protein, whose amino-acid sequence MTARSRLVLFLLSASCLLGRLAAAEPSHGHGESPVAPDPHHVEAAPLHAAEPPHHGDTNANAVVTADPHHAAAPAHGETHAPAPAQHQPDAHGSAAADSHATGNGHGAVADSHAATAAHQPAAAHGSASGHHAEVDEHGIATAPDNPALLSGAPLESLMRLGESQAATGDHEGAITAYFQVLENHAPDDMEVQALIGLSQAYQALGERTRAVAILERLIKDHPGSPHTAKALLDAGRLHRALGADRLAMSRFYAVLQATLRIPDNTWVDRYRQLARTAQYEIAETHLRAGRYEEAERYFTRFSLLELADADKALGAFKVIEARSAAGRHEAVVNAVNRFVDQYPNNQHVPAALYAATTALRELGRADDALQQTFQLLQASTEEQSGDPNAWAYWQRRTGNELANTFFQRGEFAHARQIYDTLASLDDDPAWRLPANYQAALCRERLGLTEEAIAMYHNIVASVTDDSPAGIQEIGQMASWRITHLEDLERERSDISLLISSLPPEATTAATTP is encoded by the coding sequence ATGACCGCCCGCTCCCGTCTCGTGCTCTTCCTACTCTCTGCCTCGTGCCTCCTCGGGCGCCTGGCTGCGGCGGAGCCGAGTCACGGGCACGGCGAGTCGCCGGTCGCCCCGGACCCTCACCACGTGGAGGCCGCGCCGCTTCACGCTGCAGAGCCCCCCCACCACGGCGACACCAACGCCAACGCCGTCGTTACCGCCGACCCGCACCACGCGGCCGCACCGGCTCACGGCGAAACCCACGCCCCGGCACCCGCCCAGCACCAGCCGGACGCCCACGGCTCCGCCGCCGCCGATTCCCATGCGACCGGCAACGGCCACGGCGCCGTGGCAGATTCTCACGCGGCCACCGCCGCCCACCAACCGGCCGCAGCGCACGGCTCGGCTTCGGGCCATCATGCCGAAGTCGACGAACACGGCATCGCCACCGCGCCCGACAATCCCGCCCTCCTTTCCGGTGCCCCGCTTGAGAGCCTCATGCGCCTCGGCGAAAGTCAGGCCGCGACCGGCGATCACGAGGGCGCCATTACCGCCTATTTCCAAGTTCTGGAAAACCATGCCCCCGACGACATGGAAGTGCAGGCCCTCATCGGCCTGAGCCAAGCCTACCAAGCCCTCGGCGAACGCACCCGCGCCGTCGCCATCCTCGAACGCCTCATCAAAGACCACCCGGGCTCCCCCCACACCGCCAAAGCCCTGCTCGACGCCGGTCGCCTGCACCGCGCCCTCGGCGCCGACCGCTTGGCCATGTCGCGATTTTACGCCGTTCTCCAAGCCACCCTGCGCATCCCCGACAACACCTGGGTCGATCGCTACCGCCAGCTCGCCCGCACCGCCCAATACGAAATCGCCGAGACCCACCTGCGCGCCGGCCGCTACGAAGAAGCCGAGCGCTACTTCACCCGCTTCAGCCTCCTGGAACTCGCCGACGCCGACAAAGCCCTCGGCGCCTTCAAGGTCATCGAAGCCCGCTCCGCCGCCGGTCGCCACGAGGCCGTCGTCAACGCCGTCAACCGATTCGTCGATCAATACCCGAACAACCAACACGTGCCCGCCGCGCTCTACGCCGCCACCACCGCCCTGCGCGAACTCGGTCGTGCCGACGACGCCCTGCAACAGACCTTCCAACTCCTCCAAGCCTCCACCGAGGAGCAATCCGGCGACCCCAACGCCTGGGCCTACTGGCAACGCCGCACCGGCAACGAGTTGGCAAATACCTTTTTCCAACGCGGCGAGTTCGCCCACGCCCGCCAGATCTACGATACCCTCGCCAGCCTCGACGACGACCCCGCCTGGCGCCTCCCGGCCAATTACCAGGCCGCCCTCTGCCGCGAACGCCTCGGTCTCACCGAAGAGGCCATCGCGATGTATCACAACATCGTCGCGAGCGTCACCGACGACTCTCCGGCCGGCATCCAGGAAATCGGCCAAATGGCCTCCTGGCGCATCACCCATCTCGAAGACCTCGAACGGGAACGGTCCGACATTAGCCTTCTCATCAGTTCGCTTCCCCCAGAAGCTACCACCGCTGCGACGACCCCATGA
- the mntR gene encoding transcriptional regulator MntR, with amino-acid sequence MAVPARPSSLPRTTSAVEDYLERISELIQTKGYARVVDIAAELKISQASVSTMVQRLDAEGLVKYEKYRGMVLTETGQAVAAHIAHRHELLTQFLGLLGLDADVISHDVEGMEHHVSPETFAALGRLTAHLEAHPDLVAKLRQPE; translated from the coding sequence GTGGCTGTCCCCGCTCGCCCCTCCTCTCTCCCCCGCACCACCTCCGCCGTCGAGGACTACCTCGAGCGGATCAGTGAACTCATCCAGACCAAGGGTTACGCCCGCGTCGTGGACATCGCGGCCGAGCTCAAGATTTCCCAAGCGAGTGTCTCCACGATGGTCCAGCGCCTCGATGCCGAGGGCCTCGTGAAATACGAAAAATACCGCGGCATGGTGCTCACCGAAACCGGCCAGGCCGTCGCCGCCCACATCGCCCACCGCCACGAGCTGCTCACCCAGTTCCTTGGCCTGCTCGGCCTCGACGCCGACGTCATTTCCCACGATGTGGAAGGCATGGAACATCACGTGAGCCCCGAGACGTTCGCCGCCCTCGGCCGCCTCACCGCCCACCTCGAAGCCCACCCCGACCTCGTAGCGAAACTCCGCCAACCCGAGTAG
- the tatC gene encoding twin-arginine translocase subunit TatC, with translation MPRSDEDPATLIDPDDDAAVSAREKPMGFFEHLEELRWTLVKSAIAFTVCAVLVGVFLKEFNHVLMLPLEWVQQESDAIQLDLGTVSVMESFTVVIQMCFIGGLVLSAPFILFFVGQFVAPALHEKELKLVTPGCAAAFVLFLLGVAFSFFLLVPGTMKVSIGLNELFGFTMRWTPGSYYGTLIWLCLGVGAAFEFPLLIVLLVYLGLVTSDKLRSWWRHSLVLCFVVAAIVTPTPDPINQSILAGSLYALYWIAIVAARRVEKKQAEAAE, from the coding sequence ATGCCTCGCTCTGACGAAGATCCCGCCACCTTGATTGATCCGGATGATGATGCCGCGGTCTCTGCACGTGAGAAGCCGATGGGGTTCTTCGAGCATTTGGAGGAGTTGCGCTGGACGCTGGTGAAGAGCGCGATCGCGTTCACGGTGTGTGCGGTGCTGGTGGGCGTGTTCCTGAAGGAATTTAACCACGTGCTGATGCTGCCGCTGGAGTGGGTGCAGCAGGAGAGTGACGCGATCCAACTGGATCTGGGCACGGTGAGCGTGATGGAGAGTTTTACGGTGGTGATCCAGATGTGCTTCATCGGCGGCCTGGTGCTCTCGGCGCCGTTCATTTTGTTTTTTGTCGGGCAGTTCGTCGCCCCGGCGCTGCATGAGAAAGAGTTGAAACTGGTGACGCCGGGCTGTGCAGCGGCGTTTGTGCTCTTCCTGCTCGGGGTGGCGTTCAGTTTCTTCCTGCTGGTGCCGGGAACGATGAAGGTGTCGATCGGGCTCAACGAGTTGTTTGGCTTCACCATGCGATGGACGCCGGGTTCGTATTACGGGACCTTGATCTGGCTGTGCCTCGGCGTGGGCGCGGCGTTTGAATTTCCGCTGCTGATCGTGTTGTTGGTCTACCTCGGATTGGTGACCAGTGATAAGCTGCGCAGTTGGTGGCGGCACTCGCTGGTGCTGTGCTTTGTGGTGGCGGCGATCGTCACGCCGACGCCGGATCCGATCAACCAGTCGATCCTGGCGGGGTCGTTGTATGCACTCTACTGGATCGCCATCGTGGCGGCGCGACGCGTGGAGAAGAAGCAAGCGGAAGCGGCGGAGTAA
- a CDS encoding XylR family transcriptional regulator yields the protein MMFHEECTPMLRGVAHYERSHQPWQAYLDDEAKAKTDLRWLRSKPWSGVISRHTTPEMVEECRRLKIPLVDLSDTEPYPDVPKIRPDNRALGHLGAEHFIERGFRQVAFAGFSNHGWAAERRDGFVEATRLAGVRCEVFEVDYPGDLTPTWDEAQTKALADWVKGLPKPVGVMCCNDMQALQMMAACQAADLLVPEEVAVLGANNDAIRCELSFPPLSSVATDPFQSGFRAAELLDQLMTGGDVASAEVRIDPRGVVARQSSDVLAVNDRNVAAALSYIREHACSGLTVDQVLRHAAASRSQLEKKFRKFFGRSPQAEIRRVQVERIKQLLVETEYPLKRIAELAGFEHVEYMSVVFKRITLITPGEYRRRHQEGPKRA from the coding sequence ATGATGTTCCACGAGGAGTGCACCCCTATGTTGCGGGGCGTGGCCCACTACGAGCGTTCGCATCAGCCGTGGCAGGCGTATTTGGACGACGAGGCGAAAGCCAAGACCGATCTGCGCTGGCTGCGCAGCAAGCCGTGGTCGGGCGTGATCAGCCGGCATACGACGCCGGAGATGGTGGAGGAATGTCGGCGGCTGAAGATCCCGTTGGTGGATTTGAGTGATACGGAGCCGTATCCGGATGTGCCGAAGATTCGGCCGGACAATCGGGCGCTGGGGCATCTGGGGGCGGAGCATTTTATCGAGCGCGGTTTTCGGCAGGTGGCCTTTGCAGGGTTTTCCAACCACGGCTGGGCGGCGGAGCGGCGCGATGGATTTGTGGAGGCGACGCGGCTGGCGGGGGTGCGTTGTGAGGTGTTTGAGGTCGACTATCCGGGCGACCTGACGCCGACCTGGGATGAGGCGCAGACCAAGGCTTTGGCGGATTGGGTGAAGGGGTTGCCGAAGCCGGTGGGGGTGATGTGCTGCAACGACATGCAGGCGCTGCAGATGATGGCGGCGTGTCAGGCGGCCGATTTGTTGGTGCCGGAGGAAGTGGCGGTGCTCGGGGCCAACAATGATGCGATTCGCTGCGAGTTGTCGTTTCCGCCGCTGTCGAGTGTGGCGACGGATCCGTTCCAGTCGGGCTTTCGGGCGGCGGAGTTGTTGGATCAGCTCATGACGGGGGGAGACGTAGCGTCGGCGGAGGTGCGGATCGATCCGCGCGGAGTGGTGGCGCGGCAGTCGAGTGACGTGTTGGCGGTGAATGACCGCAACGTGGCGGCGGCGTTGAGCTACATTCGCGAGCACGCGTGTTCCGGGCTCACGGTGGACCAGGTGCTGCGGCATGCGGCGGCGTCGCGGAGTCAGTTGGAGAAGAAGTTTCGCAAGTTCTTCGGGCGGTCGCCGCAGGCGGAGATTCGGCGGGTGCAGGTGGAGCGCATCAAACAGCTGTTGGTGGAGACGGAGTATCCGTTGAAGCGCATCGCGGAGCTGGCGGGGTTTGAGCACGTTGAATACATGAGTGTGGTCTTTAAACGCATCACGCTGATCACGCCGGGCGAATACCGGCGGCGACACCAGGAAGGACCGAAGCGGGCGTGA
- a CDS encoding crossover junction endodeoxyribonuclease RuvC, translated as MQRTPFAGQVLGVDPSLRGTGLALIEFNGGGRQPVMLRCETVKISPKVPMPDALAEIHRSVERFLKDFQVRHVALEQTIYVQNFQTAQILGAARGAAITAAALRELPVFEYPPLRVKQAVVGIGRASKEQMAGTVMSLLGHGRTLAPDEADAAGVALCHAFTWRE; from the coding sequence ATGCAACGCACACCTTTTGCCGGGCAGGTGTTGGGGGTCGACCCGTCGTTGCGGGGGACGGGTTTGGCGTTGATCGAGTTTAACGGCGGCGGACGGCAGCCGGTGATGCTGCGCTGCGAGACGGTGAAGATCAGTCCGAAGGTGCCGATGCCGGACGCGCTGGCGGAGATTCACCGCTCGGTGGAGCGCTTCCTGAAGGATTTTCAGGTGCGGCACGTGGCGCTGGAGCAGACGATTTACGTGCAGAATTTTCAGACCGCGCAGATTCTGGGCGCGGCGCGCGGGGCGGCGATCACAGCGGCGGCGTTGCGAGAGTTGCCGGTGTTTGAGTATCCGCCGCTGCGGGTGAAGCAGGCGGTGGTGGGCATCGGTCGGGCGAGCAAGGAGCAGATGGCAGGCACGGTCATGAGCCTGCTGGGGCATGGGCGCACGCTGGCGCCCGACGAGGCCGATGCGGCGGGCGTGGCGCTCTGTCATGCCTTCACGTGGCGCGAGTGA
- a CDS encoding sulfite exporter TauE/SafE family protein, translated as MALTAAMFIGLSKTAIGGLGMVSVVLFANFVFPEAAKASSGFVLPLLICGDVVAVKSYRAHTQWQHLGRLFPWAGLGILGGWLAMGRIDNRQASLLIGGIVIVMVAIHLWRRRSKATAKGPGGEEVEMGYAFAAFIGVMAGVTTLVANAAGPLMAIYLLSMRLPKMEFMGTGAVFFFLINCFKVPFMVNLELITWESAKGNLLLAPAVFVGALIGRKILPKIDQRLFENLALWASALAGMKLLF; from the coding sequence ATGGCGTTGACGGCCGCGATGTTCATCGGGTTGTCGAAAACCGCGATTGGCGGGCTGGGCATGGTGTCGGTGGTGTTGTTTGCGAACTTCGTGTTTCCGGAAGCGGCCAAAGCATCGAGTGGCTTCGTGCTGCCCTTGTTGATCTGTGGCGACGTGGTGGCGGTGAAGTCCTACCGGGCTCACACGCAGTGGCAGCATTTGGGGCGGCTGTTCCCATGGGCGGGGCTGGGCATCCTCGGTGGTTGGCTGGCGATGGGGCGGATCGATAATCGGCAGGCGAGTTTGTTGATCGGCGGCATCGTGATTGTCATGGTCGCGATTCACCTGTGGCGGCGGCGGAGTAAAGCGACGGCGAAGGGCCCGGGCGGCGAGGAGGTGGAGATGGGTTATGCGTTTGCGGCCTTCATCGGGGTGATGGCGGGGGTCACGACGCTGGTGGCGAACGCGGCGGGGCCGCTGATGGCGATTTACCTGCTATCGATGCGGCTGCCGAAGATGGAATTTATGGGCACGGGGGCGGTGTTCTTCTTTCTGATCAACTGCTTCAAGGTGCCGTTTATGGTGAACCTGGAGCTGATCACGTGGGAGAGCGCGAAGGGTAACCTGCTGCTGGCGCCGGCGGTGTTCGTGGGGGCGTTGATCGGGCGCAAGATCCTGCCGAAGATCGATCAGCGGCTGTTCGAAAACCTGGCCTTGTGGGCGAGCGCACTGGCGGGGATGAAGCTGTTGTTTTGA
- the recF gene encoding DNA replication/repair protein RecF (All proteins in this family for which functions are known are DNA-binding proteins that assist the filamentation of RecA onto DNA for the initiation of recombination or recombinational repair.), with translation MQIRRIAVQQFRNIGGAALELEGRLHFLVGSNGQGKTNLLEAAGFITALRSFRSADVKTLISHGGNEAAIAVDMEHEVEGETQLTIKLKPGAKEAWLEATKVSRLAEVIGRFPTVVFSSQDQQLVRGSPGGRRRWLDLTLSATDGGYFKALQAYHRALTERNALLKQDAPVAQLAAFEQVMAEHGVVLVRARREALAALAHDLTEAYAHIADRAEPAGFGYAADVEVESAEALLEKWAAGRRRDLALRSTANGPHRDDFDFLLHDREAKSFASEGQQRALVLSLRLAQAAWFRAKRQVQPVLLADDVLGELDPVRRDRFWSAVPKEAQVIATGTTAPDESLGRWQVFTVRDGSFGAAE, from the coding sequence ATGCAGATTCGACGGATTGCGGTTCAGCAGTTTCGGAACATCGGCGGGGCGGCGCTCGAGTTGGAGGGGCGGCTGCACTTTTTGGTGGGCAGCAATGGGCAGGGGAAAACCAACCTGTTGGAGGCGGCGGGCTTCATCACGGCGCTGCGGTCGTTTCGGTCGGCCGATGTGAAGACACTCATCTCGCACGGCGGCAACGAGGCGGCAATCGCGGTGGACATGGAGCATGAGGTGGAGGGCGAGACGCAGCTCACGATCAAATTAAAGCCCGGGGCGAAGGAGGCGTGGTTGGAGGCGACCAAGGTGTCGCGGTTGGCGGAGGTGATCGGGCGTTTTCCGACGGTGGTGTTTTCGTCGCAGGATCAGCAGCTGGTGCGCGGGTCACCGGGCGGACGGCGGCGGTGGTTGGATCTGACGCTTTCGGCGACGGACGGTGGTTATTTTAAAGCGCTGCAGGCTTATCACCGCGCGCTGACGGAGCGGAACGCGCTACTCAAGCAGGACGCGCCGGTGGCGCAGTTGGCGGCGTTTGAACAGGTGATGGCGGAGCACGGCGTGGTGTTGGTGCGGGCGCGGCGGGAGGCGTTGGCGGCGCTGGCGCATGACCTGACCGAAGCCTACGCGCACATTGCGGATCGGGCGGAGCCTGCGGGCTTTGGTTACGCGGCGGACGTAGAGGTGGAGTCGGCGGAGGCCTTGCTGGAAAAGTGGGCGGCGGGGCGGCGGCGTGATCTGGCGCTGCGGTCGACGGCGAACGGGCCGCATCGGGACGACTTTGATTTTCTGCTCCACGACCGGGAGGCGAAGAGTTTTGCGTCGGAAGGGCAGCAGCGGGCGTTGGTGTTGTCGTTGCGGTTGGCGCAGGCGGCGTGGTTTCGGGCCAAGCGGCAGGTGCAGCCGGTGTTGTTGGCGGATGACGTGTTGGGCGAATTGGATCCCGTGCGGCGGGATCGGTTTTGGAGTGCGGTGCCGAAGGAGGCGCAGGTCATCGCGACAGGCACGACGGCACCGGATGAGTCGCTGGGCCGATGGCAGGTGTTTACGGTGCGCGACGGGTCGTTTGGAGCGGCAGAGTGA
- a CDS encoding cysteine desulfurase family protein: MPYFDYNATSPMVRVAREAWVAAQDEAWQNASSPHRAGVRVGLRLQAAREKLAVLLDCEAERIVFTGGATEGAHAIMQHLSEQLPLDARIGVSVTEHPAVLAAVGSYFESERVVRLPGTFGGTVALERVDQALAAGVKVIVLMAANNEVGFLQPWAEVARKCRAAGAMLVCDATQWLGKLAAGGLAEADWVIGSAHKFGGPKSVGFLLRPAAENGFSVRRGGAQERGQRGGTEDFPGIAAMVAALAEAEQSKVLLEDDRVRTRQAFEAEITRRLEGVRVLAPVVERLWNTVALVMPYAENHRWVAKLDKHDVQVSTGSACASGKEAPSHVLAGMGVAPEEARRVIRISAGWDTVPGDWQKLADALVAVADELKPPSNVVSV; the protein is encoded by the coding sequence GTGCCGTATTTTGATTACAACGCGACGTCGCCGATGGTGCGGGTGGCCCGGGAAGCTTGGGTCGCTGCGCAGGATGAGGCGTGGCAAAACGCCTCGAGTCCGCATCGTGCGGGCGTGCGGGTGGGGCTGCGTTTGCAGGCGGCGCGGGAGAAGCTGGCGGTGCTGCTCGATTGTGAGGCGGAGCGCATCGTGTTCACCGGTGGGGCGACGGAAGGCGCGCATGCGATCATGCAGCACTTGTCGGAGCAGTTGCCGTTGGACGCGCGGATCGGTGTGAGCGTGACGGAGCATCCGGCGGTGCTGGCGGCGGTGGGGAGTTATTTTGAGTCGGAGCGCGTGGTGCGTCTTCCGGGGACCTTTGGCGGCACGGTGGCGCTGGAGCGCGTGGACCAAGCGCTGGCGGCGGGCGTGAAGGTGATCGTGTTGATGGCGGCCAATAACGAAGTGGGGTTTTTGCAGCCGTGGGCGGAGGTCGCGCGCAAGTGTCGCGCGGCGGGGGCGATGCTGGTGTGTGACGCGACGCAGTGGCTGGGCAAACTGGCGGCGGGCGGCTTGGCGGAGGCGGACTGGGTGATCGGCTCGGCGCACAAGTTTGGCGGCCCGAAGAGCGTGGGTTTCCTGCTGCGACCGGCGGCGGAGAATGGTTTTAGTGTGCGGCGCGGGGGCGCGCAGGAGCGCGGTCAGCGAGGCGGCACGGAGGACTTTCCGGGCATCGCGGCGATGGTGGCGGCGTTGGCGGAAGCGGAGCAATCGAAGGTGTTGCTGGAGGACGATCGCGTGCGCACGCGGCAGGCGTTTGAGGCGGAGATCACACGGCGACTGGAGGGCGTGCGAGTGCTCGCGCCGGTGGTGGAGCGGCTGTGGAACACGGTCGCGTTGGTGATGCCGTATGCGGAGAATCACCGCTGGGTGGCGAAGCTCGACAAGCACGACGTGCAGGTGTCGACCGGGTCGGCCTGTGCGAGCGGCAAGGAAGCGCCGTCGCATGTGTTGGCAGGCATGGGCGTGGCGCCGGAGGAGGCGCGGCGGGTGATCCGGATCAGCGCGGGTTGGGATACGGTGCCGGGGGATTGGCAGAAGCTGGCCGATGCGCTGGTGGCGGTCGCGGATGAACTGAAACCGCCGAGCAACGTGGTGTCGGTGTAG
- a CDS encoding purine nucleoside permease yields the protein MRLFSLCSVLLGLTVGGLAAEEPIKVKVVVVAMFEAGEDTGDRPGEFQYWVEREGLTEVIPFPQGYRDLRSTPNGELLGVVTGVGTAKSAATIMALGLDPRFDLTEAYWLVAGISGVDPTDMSLGSAAWAEWLVDGDLGHEIDFREVPEGWETGYIPLRKARPYQQPVDGSEGQVFRLVPSLVEWAYQLTKDTELMDTEAMANKRALYEGYPVAQRPPFVLKGDQLAAMTYWHGEILNEWANKWVDYYTEGQGEFVTSAMEDTGTYNSLSWLDRAGKVDVKRLLVLRTASNFSMQWPGGDAAESLSGEKLGPGYSAYFPSLDAAHRVGSKVVHALLEGWETYRTEMPGAEK from the coding sequence ATGCGTTTGTTTTCTCTTTGCTCGGTGCTGTTGGGTTTGACGGTGGGTGGTTTGGCGGCGGAGGAGCCGATCAAGGTGAAGGTGGTCGTGGTGGCCATGTTTGAGGCCGGCGAGGATACCGGAGATCGGCCGGGCGAGTTTCAGTATTGGGTGGAGCGCGAGGGGCTCACGGAGGTGATTCCGTTTCCGCAGGGTTATCGGGACCTGCGCAGCACGCCGAACGGGGAGTTGCTGGGGGTGGTGACGGGCGTGGGCACGGCGAAGAGTGCGGCGACGATCATGGCGCTGGGGCTGGATCCGCGCTTTGATTTGACCGAGGCGTATTGGCTGGTGGCGGGGATTTCGGGCGTGGATCCGACGGACATGTCGCTGGGCTCGGCGGCGTGGGCGGAGTGGTTGGTCGATGGCGACCTGGGCCATGAGATCGATTTTCGCGAGGTGCCGGAGGGCTGGGAGACGGGTTACATTCCGCTGCGCAAGGCGCGGCCGTATCAGCAGCCGGTGGATGGCAGTGAGGGGCAGGTGTTTCGGTTGGTGCCGTCGTTGGTGGAGTGGGCGTATCAGCTCACCAAGGACACGGAGCTGATGGATACCGAGGCGATGGCGAACAAGCGGGCGCTGTATGAAGGGTATCCGGTGGCGCAGCGGCCGCCCTTCGTGCTGAAGGGCGACCAGTTGGCGGCGATGACTTACTGGCACGGAGAGATCCTGAATGAGTGGGCCAACAAGTGGGTCGACTATTACACCGAGGGGCAGGGCGAGTTTGTGACCAGCGCGATGGAAGACACGGGCACCTACAACTCGTTGTCCTGGCTGGACCGGGCCGGGAAGGTGGATGTGAAGCGGTTGCTGGTGCTGCGCACGGCGAGCAATTTTTCGATGCAGTGGCCGGGTGGGGATGCGGCGGAGAGCCTGAGTGGCGAAAAGTTGGGTCCGGGGTATTCGGCGTATTTTCCGTCGCTGGACGCGGCGCACCGCGTGGGCAGCAAGGTGGTGCACGCGCTGCTGGAGGGCTGGGAGACGTATCGGACGGAGATGCCGGGGGCGGAGAAGTAA
- a CDS encoding peptidylprolyl isomerase, which translates to MSTENSASEVAVISTSYGDMTLSFWPDVAPKTVENFKKLAREGFYDGTAFHRIIKGFMIQGGCPNTKEGASGMPGTGDPGYKVKAEFNDKHHARGVISMARAAHPDSAGCQFFICHGEAGFLDRQYTAFGQLTAGDSVLEQIATVPTKHGGGGEKSTPVERVEVKSIKIVEA; encoded by the coding sequence ATGAGCACTGAAAACTCCGCCTCCGAAGTCGCCGTTATCTCCACCAGCTACGGTGACATGACTCTTTCCTTCTGGCCCGACGTCGCGCCGAAGACCGTCGAAAACTTCAAGAAGCTCGCCCGCGAGGGTTTCTACGACGGCACCGCCTTCCACCGCATCATCAAGGGTTTCATGATCCAAGGTGGCTGCCCCAACACCAAGGAAGGCGCCTCCGGCATGCCCGGCACCGGCGACCCCGGCTACAAGGTGAAGGCCGAGTTTAATGACAAGCACCACGCCCGCGGCGTCATCTCCATGGCCCGCGCCGCTCACCCGGACAGCGCCGGTTGCCAATTCTTCATCTGCCACGGTGAAGCCGGCTTCCTCGATCGCCAATACACCGCCTTCGGCCAACTGACCGCCGGCGACAGCGTCCTCGAGCAGATCGCCACCGTTCCCACCAAACACGGCGGCGGCGGCGAAAAGAGCACCCCGGTCGAGCGCGTCGAGGTGAAGTCCATCAAGATCGTCGAGGCCTAA